One segment of Mycolicibacterium neworleansense DNA contains the following:
- a CDS encoding serine/threonine-protein kinase — translation MARDEGTRAVLVTESAPVKVEGTRPRLRTGHRRIGDGLVEIPIREDIEPASAILTNPVVAESKRECGGCGRPVGRGTAGEPGPSEGVCPHCGTLFSFSPQLETGELVAGQYEVQGCIAHGGVGWIYLAIDRNVSDRWVVLKGLLQPGAQQAQAIVVAERQFLAMVNHPGIVKIYNFVEHPGFDGRPVGYIVMEYIGGTTLEAILATQQGMMPVEQALGYLLDVMPALSYLHSLGLVYNDLKPDNIMLTEDNIELIDMGAVSGIGDFGYIYGTKGFQAPEIVRTGPTVASDVYTVGRTLAKLTVDLAGDRHAESLPARDEVPLFERYESFYRLLVRATNPRPAQRFSSIDELAGQCRGVLHEILAEQTGAPSPWTSTLFGTTRSTCGADLALQRTDLLVDGRRRTVRLDPRDVARALPKPVTAEESDDDWREDWDEGMTALEGGDPGSALICFERVVGLLPGEAAPKLAAAASAELQLDAGGAPDAERLRASAERYYRTLWRTDPSMVNAAFGLARLLAGRGDRAGAIAVLDQVPVTSRHYGEAHLTSVVMMLDGRACAEITEADLRDAARRVGRLAETEPRGLQIRALVLGTALDWLRAGGEASSDDPIFGYPFDQWGLRRGIEEALRELARRSPRRRHRYTLVDVANAIRPPSWL, via the coding sequence ATGGCCCGCGACGAGGGAACACGGGCCGTCCTGGTCACCGAGTCCGCCCCGGTCAAGGTCGAGGGCACCCGCCCGCGGCTGCGGACCGGACACCGGCGGATCGGCGACGGCCTGGTCGAGATCCCGATCCGGGAGGACATCGAGCCGGCCAGTGCGATCCTCACCAATCCCGTTGTCGCCGAGTCGAAACGGGAATGCGGCGGCTGCGGGCGACCGGTGGGGCGGGGGACCGCCGGCGAGCCCGGACCCAGCGAAGGTGTGTGTCCGCACTGCGGCACGTTGTTCTCGTTCTCACCGCAGCTGGAGACCGGCGAGCTGGTGGCGGGCCAGTACGAAGTCCAGGGCTGCATCGCCCACGGCGGTGTCGGCTGGATCTATCTGGCGATCGATCGCAACGTCAGCGACCGGTGGGTGGTGCTCAAAGGGCTGCTGCAGCCCGGAGCGCAGCAGGCGCAGGCGATCGTCGTCGCCGAACGCCAGTTCCTGGCAATGGTCAACCATCCCGGCATCGTCAAGATCTATAACTTCGTCGAACACCCGGGGTTCGACGGACGCCCGGTCGGCTACATCGTGATGGAGTACATCGGCGGAACCACGTTGGAAGCGATCCTGGCGACGCAGCAGGGGATGATGCCCGTCGAACAGGCACTCGGCTATCTACTCGACGTCATGCCCGCCCTGTCCTATCTACACTCGCTCGGACTGGTCTACAACGACCTCAAGCCGGACAACATCATGCTCACCGAGGACAACATCGAGCTGATCGACATGGGAGCGGTGTCCGGCATCGGTGACTTCGGATATATCTACGGCACCAAGGGGTTTCAGGCGCCCGAGATCGTGCGGACCGGGCCGACGGTGGCCAGCGACGTCTACACGGTGGGCCGTACCTTGGCCAAGCTCACCGTCGACCTGGCCGGTGACCGCCATGCCGAATCGCTTCCCGCCCGCGATGAGGTACCGCTTTTCGAACGGTATGAGTCATTTTATCGACTCCTGGTCCGGGCCACGAACCCCCGCCCAGCGCAACGGTTCTCGTCAATCGATGAGTTGGCCGGCCAGTGCCGCGGGGTGCTGCACGAGATCCTGGCCGAGCAGACCGGTGCGCCGAGTCCCTGGACGTCGACGCTGTTCGGTACGACACGTTCCACCTGTGGTGCCGATCTGGCGCTGCAGCGCACCGATCTGCTCGTCGACGGGCGACGGCGCACCGTCCGCCTGGACCCACGCGACGTCGCTCGCGCCCTGCCGAAACCGGTAACGGCAGAGGAGTCGGACGACGACTGGCGCGAAGACTGGGACGAGGGGATGACGGCTCTGGAGGGCGGTGATCCCGGGTCCGCGCTGATCTGTTTCGAGCGGGTTGTCGGTCTGCTCCCCGGAGAAGCAGCCCCCAAGCTTGCCGCCGCCGCCTCGGCCGAACTCCAACTCGACGCAGGCGGGGCTCCGGACGCGGAACGCTTGCGGGCATCGGCCGAACGGTACTACCGAACGTTGTGGCGCACCGACCCGTCGATGGTGAACGCGGCGTTCGGTCTGGCGCGGTTACTGGCCGGCCGTGGCGACCGGGCGGGTGCGATCGCGGTACTCGACCAGGTCCCGGTGACCTCGCGGCATTACGGCGAAGCGCATCTGACGTCAGTGGTGATGATGCTCGACGGGAGGGCGTGCGCCGAGATCACCGAAGCGGACCTGCGCGACGCGGCGCGACGGGTCGGACGCTTGGCGGAGACCGAGCCGAGAGGCCTCCAGATACGCGCCTTGGTGCTCGGCACAGCGCTGGACTGGCTGCGGGCGGGAGGTGAGGCCTCGAGCGATGATCCGATTTTCGGCTATCCATTCGATCAGTGGGGTCTTCGCCGGGGCATCGAAGAGGCGCTTCGGGAACTGGCCCGGCGCTCGCCGCGGCGGCGGCATCGCTACACCCTGGTCGACGTCGCCAATGCGATTCGGCCGCCCAGCTGGCTCTGA
- a CDS encoding glutamate ABC transporter substrate-binding protein codes for MRAVAAGLVLAAVLVAGCSTAQPLVDVPASLTTLPLPSGAAVVSNVPGTAVESCDATASLRPSAEPGPTVQKIRKRGRLVAGIDQSTNLFSFRDPVSGELQGFDVDIAREVAREVLGNPDAVEFRLLTSPERISALQDGTVDIVIKAMTITCARAEQIAFSTVYFDASQRLLVPRDSPIQGPGDLAGKRVCSQVDTTSLATVSRVAPKATLLAVRNWDDCLVALQQGQAEAVSTDNSILAGMAVQDPSLHLVGPSLEAEPYGIGVNKSQDDLVRAVNAALERIRRDGTWSSLYLKWLTVLGPPPSPPQAKYRD; via the coding sequence ATGCGCGCCGTGGCCGCAGGTCTCGTCCTCGCCGCGGTCCTGGTGGCGGGATGCTCCACGGCACAACCGCTTGTCGACGTGCCGGCGTCGCTCACCACGCTGCCGCTGCCCAGCGGGGCGGCCGTGGTGTCGAACGTTCCCGGCACTGCCGTCGAGAGTTGTGATGCCACAGCGAGTTTGCGTCCCTCGGCCGAACCGGGTCCGACAGTGCAGAAGATTCGCAAGCGCGGCAGGCTGGTGGCGGGGATCGACCAGAGCACCAACCTGTTCAGTTTTCGTGATCCGGTGTCGGGCGAATTGCAGGGCTTCGACGTCGATATCGCGCGCGAGGTGGCGCGTGAGGTGCTCGGCAACCCGGACGCCGTCGAGTTTCGCCTGCTGACATCACCCGAGCGCATCAGTGCTCTACAGGACGGGACGGTCGACATCGTCATCAAGGCGATGACGATCACCTGCGCCCGCGCCGAGCAGATCGCGTTTTCCACCGTGTATTTCGATGCGAGCCAGCGGTTGCTGGTGCCCAGGGATTCGCCGATCCAGGGACCGGGCGACCTGGCCGGGAAACGGGTGTGCTCGCAGGTGGACACCACCTCGTTGGCCACGGTTTCCCGGGTGGCGCCGAAAGCCACCCTGCTCGCCGTGCGGAATTGGGACGATTGTCTGGTGGCACTGCAGCAGGGACAGGCCGAGGCGGTGAGTACCGACAATTCGATACTCGCCGGGATGGCCGTCCAGGACCCCAGCCTGCACCTGGTGGGCCCCAGCCTGGAGGCCGAACCGTACGGCATCGGCGTCAACAAGTCTCAGGACGATCTGGTCCGGGCCGTCAACGCGGCCCTCGAACGGATCCGCCGCGACGGGACGTGGTCATCGCTGTACCTGAAGTGGCTCACCGTCCTCGGGCCGCCGCCGAGTCCGCCGCAAGCGAAGTACCGGGACTGA
- a CDS encoding MlaE family ABC transporter permease translates to MVRPPFAWRELLDQIWFVARVSIVPTVVLSIPYTVLIVFTLNIVLLEVGAGDLSGAGAALASVTQVGPVVTAIVVSGAAATAMCADLGARTIREEIDAMKVIGVNPVQALVVPRVIAATFVALMLYSVVAVVGLTGSYVFVVYVQHVTPGAFVAGLTLLTGLPQVVVSLVKALLFGLSAGLIACYKGLSVGGGPTAVGNAVNETVVFAFMALFFINILATAFGVKVAP, encoded by the coding sequence ATGGTTCGTCCGCCGTTCGCGTGGCGTGAGCTGCTTGATCAGATCTGGTTCGTGGCTCGGGTCTCGATCGTGCCCACTGTGGTGCTGTCCATCCCGTACACGGTGCTGATCGTGTTCACGCTCAACATCGTTCTGCTCGAGGTCGGCGCCGGTGACCTGTCCGGTGCCGGGGCCGCCCTGGCTTCGGTGACCCAGGTCGGTCCGGTGGTGACGGCCATCGTCGTCTCCGGCGCGGCCGCCACCGCGATGTGCGCCGACCTGGGCGCGCGGACCATCCGCGAGGAGATCGACGCGATGAAGGTGATCGGGGTCAACCCGGTCCAGGCGCTGGTGGTACCGCGGGTGATCGCGGCGACTTTCGTTGCGCTGATGCTGTATTCGGTGGTCGCAGTGGTCGGGCTCACCGGCAGCTACGTGTTCGTGGTGTATGTCCAGCATGTGACACCGGGGGCCTTCGTCGCCGGGCTGACCCTGCTGACCGGCCTGCCGCAGGTCGTGGTGTCTTTGGTCAAGGCGCTGCTGTTCGGACTTTCGGCCGGCCTGATCGCCTGCTACAAGGGCCTGTCGGTGGGCGGTGGCCCGACCGCTGTCGGCAACGCGGTCAACGAGACCGTGGTGTTCGCGTTCATGGCGCTGTTCTTCATCAACATCCTGGCCACGGCCTTCGGCGTCAAGGTGGCGCCGTGA
- a CDS encoding glycoside hydrolase, whose translation MAAVGKRLFADGRGRLLALGVSVAVAAGMVYVQNTESDCCAQAPAATPPTSQHQPAPAPAQAELVAASAPVVARDFQFSLPKGPAPEGGLQVKTIWVARAIAVMFPEITTIGGYRQDALKWHPNGLAIDVMIPNYHSEKGIELGNQIAGFALANAKRWGVLHVIWRQGFYPGIGAPSWTADYGNETLNHFDHVHIATDGGGYPTGHESYFLGSMSK comes from the coding sequence ATTGCTGCCGTGGGGAAAAGACTGTTCGCCGACGGCAGGGGCCGGTTGCTGGCACTCGGCGTCTCGGTTGCCGTGGCCGCAGGCATGGTCTACGTGCAGAACACGGAATCGGACTGCTGCGCGCAAGCCCCCGCGGCCACGCCGCCCACCAGTCAGCACCAGCCGGCACCGGCACCCGCACAAGCCGAGTTGGTGGCCGCCAGCGCGCCCGTCGTGGCCCGTGACTTCCAGTTCTCCCTGCCCAAGGGCCCGGCGCCCGAGGGTGGGCTACAGGTCAAGACCATCTGGGTGGCCCGTGCCATCGCCGTCATGTTCCCCGAGATCACCACCATCGGCGGGTACCGGCAGGATGCACTGAAGTGGCATCCCAACGGCTTGGCGATCGACGTGATGATCCCCAACTATCACTCCGAGAAGGGCATCGAGCTCGGTAACCAGATCGCCGGTTTCGCCCTGGCCAACGCCAAGCGCTGGGGCGTGCTCCATGTGATCTGGCGTCAGGGGTTCTATCCGGGGATCGGCGCCCCGAGCTGGACCGCCGACTACGGCAACGAGACCCTCAACCACTTCGACCATGTACACATAGCCACCGACGGCGGCGGCTACCCCACGGGCCACGAATCGTATTTCCTGGGCTCGATGTCGAAGTAG
- a CDS encoding MCE family protein — protein sequence MTNSPRREKIDPIWWAPVLVLVVVAVTALTALLFTGTLRRSVPLTLVSDRAGLVMEDGAKVKLRGVQIGEVSSIAAESGAAGDTGARLRLKIDPDDFAYLPGDVEAEIKSSTAFGAKYVDLIVPETGASREPLRPGAVLHSRNVTVEVNTVFENLQSIVTAIDPAKLNSVLAAVGESLRGKGEVIGQAITGANQVLLAVNPRMDTIRKDWQLFGQTSQAYSAAAQDILSILDSFSTTSNTIGNQAQALDELLLSAVGFSHSGIDTLGANQPNLVRALNLLDPTTALFMKYSPTYTCLFQGAVWFLEHGGRDALGGNGKSVIMDAALLAGDDPYRYPDNLPVVNAKGGPGGRPSCGSLPDVSKNFPVKYLVTDTGFGTGLDVRPNPGIGFPGWANYFPVTRAIPEPPSIRYPGGPAPGPLPPAPPAPSEGQP from the coding sequence ATGACCAACTCACCCCGGCGAGAAAAGATCGACCCCATCTGGTGGGCCCCGGTGCTGGTCCTGGTGGTCGTGGCCGTGACCGCGCTGACCGCCCTGTTGTTCACCGGCACATTGCGGCGCAGCGTCCCACTCACCCTGGTCTCCGATCGGGCCGGTCTGGTGATGGAGGACGGCGCCAAGGTCAAGCTGCGGGGTGTCCAGATCGGTGAAGTGTCCTCCATCGCCGCCGAATCCGGGGCCGCAGGGGATACAGGAGCGAGGCTCCGGCTCAAGATCGATCCCGACGATTTCGCCTACCTTCCCGGCGACGTCGAGGCGGAGATCAAATCCAGCACCGCCTTCGGCGCGAAATACGTCGACCTCATCGTCCCGGAGACCGGTGCGAGTCGTGAGCCGCTGCGACCCGGCGCGGTGCTGCACTCGCGCAACGTCACCGTCGAGGTCAACACCGTATTCGAGAACCTGCAATCCATCGTCACCGCGATCGACCCGGCGAAACTCAACTCAGTTCTCGCCGCCGTCGGCGAATCCCTGCGCGGCAAGGGGGAAGTCATCGGCCAGGCCATCACCGGCGCCAACCAGGTGCTGCTCGCGGTGAATCCCCGAATGGACACCATCCGCAAGGACTGGCAACTGTTCGGTCAGACGTCCCAGGCATATTCCGCCGCTGCACAAGACATCCTGTCGATCCTGGACTCGTTCTCGACGACTTCGAACACGATCGGCAACCAAGCCCAGGCGCTCGACGAGTTGCTGCTGTCGGCGGTCGGCTTCTCCCATTCGGGCATCGACACCCTCGGCGCGAACCAACCGAACCTGGTGCGGGCGCTGAACCTGCTCGACCCGACCACCGCCCTGTTCATGAAGTACTCGCCGACCTACACGTGCCTGTTCCAGGGGGCGGTCTGGTTTCTCGAGCATGGTGGTCGGGATGCATTGGGCGGCAACGGGAAATCAGTGATCATGGACGCGGCCTTGCTGGCCGGCGACGATCCCTACCGATATCCGGACAACCTGCCGGTCGTCAACGCCAAGGGCGGCCCCGGCGGCAGGCCGAGCTGCGGGTCGCTGCCGGACGTCAGCAAGAACTTCCCGGTCAAGTATCTGGTGACCGACACGGGATTCGGTACCGGACTGGATGTCCGGCCGAACCCGGGCATCGGATTCCCCGGCTGGGCCAACTACTTCCCGGTCACCCGTGCGATCCCCGAACCGCCGAGCATCCGCTATCCGGGCGGCCCGGCGCCGGGTCCGTTGCCGCCGGCCCCGCCCGCACCATCGGAAGGACAGCCATGA
- a CDS encoding TetR/AcrR family transcriptional regulator: MKRVEVVRGYGGISAADRRTERRSKLLAAGRQIWGESGITEVTVRAVCTSAGLTSRYFYEQFPSRDALLFAISDDVRDQLLTALVNAGVGDPGTLTDKLRSALTAFLDIIAADPHIHRIATGDVSSVAGLTEHRTHILEMITGLIVRHAPDVLPSSPPSPAELRRGAQFMVGGVNQIIESWLADPTETTEELAAECAGLCVAVVRGVTRSSD; encoded by the coding sequence ATGAAGCGCGTAGAGGTGGTGCGCGGATACGGCGGCATCAGTGCGGCCGATCGCCGTACCGAACGACGGAGCAAGCTGCTCGCCGCCGGACGCCAGATCTGGGGCGAGTCCGGCATCACCGAGGTGACCGTGCGCGCCGTCTGCACTTCTGCCGGACTGACGTCGCGCTACTTCTACGAGCAGTTCCCGAGCCGAGATGCCTTGCTGTTCGCCATTTCCGACGATGTGCGGGACCAGTTGCTCACTGCCCTCGTGAACGCCGGTGTCGGGGATCCCGGCACGCTGACCGACAAACTACGGTCGGCGCTCACCGCATTCCTGGACATCATCGCGGCCGATCCACACATCCATCGCATCGCCACCGGCGATGTGAGCAGCGTGGCCGGGCTGACAGAGCACCGGACCCACATCCTGGAGATGATCACCGGCCTGATCGTTCGGCACGCGCCGGATGTTCTGCCGTCCTCGCCGCCGAGTCCTGCCGAGTTGCGCCGCGGCGCACAGTTCATGGTCGGCGGGGTGAACCAGATCATCGAATCCTGGCTGGCCGATCCGACCGAAACCACAGAGGAACTCGCGGCCGAATGCGCCGGCCTCTGCGTCGCCGTGGTGCGCGGGGTAACCCGGTCGAGCGACTAG
- a CDS encoding MCE family protein, producing the protein MRGATVRVATRVVLFTALSLVFTFILVTVFGQFRFDSRVSYSAVFTNVSGLKGGNFVRIAGVEVGKVTNLTLHKDGTVTVDFAIDKTLTLTEGTRAAVRYENLIGDRYLSLDEGPGSVRKLQPGQEIPPERTAPALDVDALIGGFRPLFRALDPDQVNALSGELLKVFQGQGGTISSVLTQTSALTTTLAGRDQLIGQVITNLNTVLATFAKRDEQFAEGLDKLSELVAGLAERKSDIATGTAYINAAAGSVADLLTTAREPIKEAVTQTDRFAGQIMADRDYVDDLVKTLPDAYQVLARNGLYGDYFGFYLCDAILKLNGKGGQPVYVKLAGQDSGRCTPK; encoded by the coding sequence ATGAGAGGCGCAACGGTCCGCGTAGCCACTCGGGTGGTGTTGTTCACCGCGCTGAGCCTGGTCTTCACCTTCATCCTGGTGACGGTTTTCGGCCAGTTCCGGTTCGACTCGCGGGTCTCCTACAGCGCCGTGTTCACCAATGTCTCGGGGCTCAAGGGCGGCAATTTCGTCCGTATCGCCGGCGTCGAGGTCGGCAAGGTCACGAATCTCACCCTGCACAAGGACGGGACCGTCACCGTGGACTTCGCGATCGACAAGACACTGACGCTGACCGAGGGCACCCGAGCCGCGGTCCGTTACGAAAATCTGATCGGCGATCGTTACCTTTCGCTGGACGAAGGGCCCGGATCGGTACGCAAACTTCAGCCGGGACAGGAGATCCCGCCGGAGCGCACGGCCCCCGCACTGGATGTGGACGCGCTGATCGGCGGATTCCGGCCGTTGTTCCGCGCACTCGATCCAGACCAGGTCAATGCGCTGTCCGGGGAGTTGCTCAAGGTGTTCCAGGGACAGGGCGGCACCATCTCTTCGGTACTTACCCAGACCTCGGCGTTGACGACCACACTGGCCGGCCGCGATCAGCTGATCGGCCAGGTGATCACCAATCTCAACACCGTGCTCGCCACATTCGCCAAGCGCGACGAACAGTTCGCCGAAGGGCTGGACAAACTGTCCGAACTGGTCGCCGGACTGGCCGAGCGCAAATCCGACATCGCCACCGGGACGGCCTACATCAACGCCGCGGCCGGCTCGGTGGCCGACCTGCTGACGACCGCCCGGGAGCCGATCAAAGAGGCCGTGACCCAGACAGATCGGTTCGCCGGACAGATCATGGCAGACCGAGACTATGTCGACGACCTGGTCAAGACCCTGCCCGATGCCTATCAGGTGCTGGCCCGAAACGGGCTCTACGGAGACTATTTCGGCTTCTACCTGTGCGACGCGATTCTCAAGCTAAACGGCAAAGGTGGCCAGCCCGTGTATGTCAAACTCGCCGGCCAGGATTCGGGACGGTGCACGCCGAAATGA
- a CDS encoding MCE family protein codes for MTSLTLKRFSFKRPTIKPLAERSRPAVGAVAILLLGAAVAAAFSYDKIPFIKGTSDYSAYFAEAGGIKTGSDVRVSGLSVGRVSEIRLQGARVLVGFTVRDGVELGERTEAAIKTETVLGTKVLELTPRGDGNLTGPIPIERTTSPYDLPSALGDLTTTISGLDTTQLSSALATLAQTFRDTPPDLKLALEGVARFSDTLTARDTQLRNLLANANKVTGVLAKRSDQIANLVVTTNALLAELLSQRDSVDALMNNLTAVSHQISGLVADNRTQLKPAVDKLNGVLEILDHRKGELQRTLYLLRRYAMSFGEVLGAGPFFKASLVNLLPGQFAQPFVDSAFSDLGLDPNVLLPSQLVDPGTGQPGTPPLPTPFPRTGQGGEPHLYLPDAITGNPGDPRYPYREPLPAPPPGGPPPGPPALAPAPGELPPPSLGPPVPAEGGR; via the coding sequence ATGACTTCACTCACGCTCAAGCGATTCAGCTTCAAGCGCCCCACGATCAAGCCCCTGGCAGAGCGCAGTCGGCCGGCTGTCGGCGCGGTGGCCATCCTCCTGCTCGGTGCCGCGGTGGCCGCGGCCTTCTCCTACGACAAGATTCCGTTCATCAAGGGCACGTCCGATTACTCCGCGTATTTCGCCGAGGCCGGTGGGATCAAAACCGGAAGCGATGTACGGGTTTCGGGGTTGAGCGTGGGCCGGGTGTCGGAGATCAGACTCCAGGGGGCCCGGGTACTGGTGGGCTTCACCGTCCGCGATGGTGTCGAGCTGGGCGAGCGCACCGAAGCGGCGATCAAGACCGAAACCGTGCTCGGCACCAAGGTGCTCGAGCTGACGCCCCGCGGCGACGGCAACCTGACCGGACCCATACCCATCGAACGGACCACCTCGCCGTATGACCTGCCCTCGGCGCTGGGCGATCTCACCACCACCATCAGCGGGCTCGACACCACGCAATTGTCCTCGGCACTCGCCACGTTGGCACAGACGTTCCGCGACACCCCGCCGGATCTGAAACTCGCGCTGGAAGGCGTGGCCCGGTTCTCGGACACCCTCACCGCCCGGGACACCCAGTTGCGCAACCTGCTGGCCAACGCCAACAAGGTCACCGGAGTGCTCGCCAAGCGCAGTGACCAGATCGCCAACCTGGTGGTGACCACCAACGCACTCTTGGCCGAGCTGCTGTCCCAGCGCGACTCGGTCGACGCATTGATGAACAACCTGACCGCGGTGTCACACCAGATCTCCGGCCTGGTCGCCGACAACCGCACGCAACTCAAGCCCGCGGTCGACAAGCTCAACGGGGTGCTGGAGATCCTGGACCACCGCAAGGGTGAACTGCAGCGCACGCTGTACCTGCTGCGCCGCTACGCCATGTCGTTCGGCGAGGTACTCGGAGCCGGACCCTTCTTCAAGGCCTCGCTGGTCAACCTGTTGCCCGGGCAGTTCGCCCAGCCCTTCGTCGATTCCGCGTTCTCCGACCTGGGCCTGGATCCCAATGTGCTGTTGCCCTCGCAACTGGTCGACCCCGGTACCGGACAGCCGGGCACCCCGCCGTTGCCGACGCCGTTCCCACGTACCGGACAGGGTGGCGAACCACACCTGTACCTGCCTGACGCGATCACCGGCAACCCCGGCGACCCGCGTTACCCCTACCGTGAGCCACTGCCCGCCCCACCGCCCGGCGGTCCACCACCCGGGCCGCCCGCACTGGCACCCGCGCCAGGCGAGCTGCCACCGCCGAGTTTAGGACCGCCGGTGCCGGCCGAGGGCGGGCGGTGA
- a CDS encoding ABC transporter permease yields the protein MTTTSEDRGPAILNRTVDGSRRVGEQTAFYGQALLSTGEALRRYPGEVLRLIATMGMGTGALAVIGGTVVIVGFLTLTTGALIAVQGYNTLSNVGIEALTGFLGAFLNVRFIAPATAGVALAATIGAGATAQLGAMRINEEIDALEVMGIRAITYLASTRIVAGVMAVVPIYTVAVLMSFLATRFGTTIIYGQSRGVYDHYFTTFLHPTDLLWSFTEALAMAAAVMAIHTYYGYTATGGPAGVGEAVGRAVRTSITAGVFILLTITLSVYGQSGNFHLSG from the coding sequence GTGACAACCACTTCCGAGGACCGCGGACCAGCGATCCTGAACCGGACCGTCGACGGGTCCCGCCGCGTGGGCGAGCAGACCGCCTTCTACGGCCAGGCGCTGTTGTCCACCGGTGAAGCGTTGCGACGCTATCCGGGCGAAGTCCTGCGGCTGATCGCGACGATGGGCATGGGCACTGGAGCGCTCGCGGTGATCGGCGGCACTGTCGTGATCGTCGGGTTCCTGACCCTGACCACCGGTGCGCTGATCGCCGTCCAGGGCTACAACACGCTGTCCAACGTCGGAATCGAGGCTCTCACCGGTTTTTTGGGGGCCTTTCTCAACGTCCGGTTCATCGCCCCGGCGACCGCGGGGGTGGCGCTGGCGGCCACCATCGGCGCCGGTGCCACCGCGCAATTGGGCGCCATGCGGATCAACGAGGAGATCGACGCACTGGAGGTAATGGGTATCCGGGCGATCACCTACCTGGCGTCCACGCGCATCGTGGCGGGCGTGATGGCGGTGGTGCCGATCTACACCGTCGCGGTGCTGATGTCTTTTCTGGCCACCAGATTCGGCACCACGATCATCTACGGCCAATCACGTGGCGTCTACGACCATTACTTCACCACATTCCTGCATCCAACCGACCTGCTGTGGTCGTTCACCGAGGCGCTCGCGATGGCGGCGGCGGTGATGGCGATCCATACCTACTACGGCTACACCGCCACCGGTGGACCCGCCGGGGTCGGAGAAGCCGTCGGCCGTGCGGTCCGCACCTCGATCACCGCCGGCGTGTTCATCTTGTTGACCATCACACTGTCCGTGTACGGGCAGTCCGGAAACTTCCACCTGTCGGGGTAG
- a CDS encoding flavin monoamine oxidase family protein has protein sequence MTDVDCCVVGAGFAGLTAALRLKQAGHSVALLEARDRVGGRTFTEVLDDGTWIDRGGAWVGPGQDRIKALMAEFGVAEYKQYVDGDAMMIVDGKQHRYSGTIPWAMSPWAIANLGAGLLEVELMCRSIPFEAPWEAKKAIEWDRITLGEWINRHMRSKQAREMLDMALAGIYTSAASEVSLLWALHQMGSGGGPVFVISNKDGAQDARVKGGMGAIYRPMAAELGDALHLSQPVHLVEHDDCGVTVHVKGMTVRARQAIVAVPLAVASQIAYEPQLPVDRMFLHQRMPSGAVFKISIVYDTAFWRADGLCGQSAAPGSPATLTIDACTDTGTPGIMCVITEGPAARRLGQLDAPERKAVVLDELIDRFGPKSASPIGYHEQNWTVERYSGGGMISHAPPGVLTEFGHALRTPCGRIHWAGTESSAIMCGWIDGAVRSGERAAAEVMAAESVVAA, from the coding sequence ATGACAGATGTCGACTGCTGTGTGGTAGGTGCGGGGTTTGCCGGCCTGACCGCGGCATTGAGGCTCAAGCAGGCGGGCCACTCCGTGGCCCTGCTCGAGGCGCGCGATCGGGTGGGGGGTCGCACCTTCACCGAGGTGCTGGATGACGGTACCTGGATCGATCGGGGCGGGGCCTGGGTAGGACCGGGACAGGACCGCATCAAGGCCCTGATGGCCGAATTCGGCGTCGCCGAATACAAGCAGTACGTCGACGGCGACGCCATGATGATCGTCGACGGTAAACAGCACCGCTACTCCGGGACGATTCCCTGGGCGATGAGTCCGTGGGCCATCGCCAATCTCGGCGCCGGCCTGCTCGAGGTGGAACTCATGTGCAGGTCGATCCCCTTCGAGGCGCCGTGGGAGGCCAAGAAGGCAATCGAATGGGATCGGATCACCTTGGGGGAGTGGATCAATCGTCACATGCGCTCCAAGCAGGCACGCGAGATGCTGGACATGGCGCTCGCCGGCATCTACACCTCGGCGGCCTCGGAGGTGTCCTTGCTGTGGGCGCTGCACCAGATGGGGTCCGGCGGTGGGCCGGTCTTCGTCATCTCCAACAAGGACGGGGCGCAGGATGCCAGGGTGAAAGGCGGAATGGGCGCGATCTATCGGCCGATGGCCGCCGAACTCGGTGACGCACTGCATCTCTCACAGCCGGTACATCTCGTCGAGCACGACGACTGCGGCGTGACCGTCCACGTCAAGGGTATGACCGTGCGGGCGCGCCAGGCGATCGTCGCCGTCCCGTTGGCCGTGGCGAGCCAGATCGCCTATGAGCCGCAGCTCCCTGTGGACCGGATGTTCCTGCACCAGCGCATGCCCAGCGGTGCCGTCTTCAAGATCTCGATCGTCTACGACACCGCCTTCTGGCGCGCCGATGGGCTGTGCGGGCAGTCTGCCGCGCCCGGTAGCCCTGCCACGCTGACCATCGACGCCTGCACCGACACCGGAACTCCCGGCATCATGTGCGTCATCACCGAAGGGCCGGCGGCCCGACGGCTCGGACAACTCGACGCGCCCGAGCGCAAGGCCGTTGTGCTCGATGAGCTGATCGACCGGTTCGGCCCGAAATCGGCATCGCCGATCGGTTACCACGAGCAGAACTGGACGGTGGAGCGGTATTCGGGTGGCGGGATGATCAGCCATGCGCCGCCTGGGGTGCTGACCGAGTTCGGGCACGCGTTGCGGACGCCGTGTGGCCGGATCCACTGGGCTGGCACGGAGAGTTCGGCCATCATGTGCGGCTGGATCGACGGCGCGGTCCGGTCCGGTGAACGCGCCGCCGCGGAGGTGATGGCGGCCGAGAGTGTGGTGGCGGCCTGA